In Brienomyrus brachyistius isolate T26 unplaced genomic scaffold, BBRACH_0.4 scaffold100, whole genome shotgun sequence, a genomic segment contains:
- the ikbke gene encoding inhibitor of nuclear factor kappa-B kinase subunit epsilon — MLESTVNYLWSVEDILGQGATASVYKARSKKTGELVAVKVFNNVSYSRPYEVQMREFDMLRKLNHVNIVKLFAVEEMHHNAKQKVLVMEFCSGGSLLSLLEEPVNGFGLPESEFLIMLQCVVHGMNHLRENGVVHRDIKPGNIMRLVGDDGRSVYKLTDFGAARELEDDEKFLSIYGTEEYLHPDMYERAVLRKPQQKAYGVTVDLWSIGVTFYHAATGSLPFVPFGGPRSNKQIMYKITTEKPTGAIAGVQRVKDGPIEWSYQLPSCCQLSEGLKAQLVPVLANILEANQDKCWGFDQFFAETTGILHRVPVHVFSLQQATMLRIYIHFYNTASIFFEEVQRQTKISPEFQQYLFQGHSLILEPSMKVVNFPPTTTDRPIFLFSRRPEKIVGLTHKEPDMPSMPAKFDVIADSSFSKAVLGIIHQYLRIGHSLQKCQELILQGFYCYFEMVLTECNSTLHKISIVNMKLVSCLQVEDKLSKLGQSHGDLPDLMDNRKKLKLIQEDLPVYCNSIRDFHTKLDHLHVQLAKRMETLAEDKSIQKMEVLLEKITQVHQQYRKDRAVGKLNYNDEQIHKFEKINLSNNIKKVKSLFRDVCSQKYHDVLALAGAWTSELHEIQLHLKDYGVCFIQIMEDLQVCEQCQSKVLDRALLRLQQMQAVTEPSDCPRDKDHMIRRMNQLKDEMQLVALELQHNNSIIESLGVMNKGPEV, encoded by the exons ATGCTGGAGAGTACAGTTAACTACCTCTGGTCTGTGGAGGACATCCTGGGACAAGGAGCAACGGCCAGTGTGTACAAGGCCCGCAGTAAG AAAACGGGGGAGCTGGTCGCAGTGAAGGTCTTCAACAATGTGAGCTACAGCCGGCCATACGAGGTGCAGATGCGCGAGTTTGACATGCTGAGGAAGCTCAACCACGTCAACATCGTCAAACTCTTCGCAGTGGAGGAG ATGCACCATAACGCCAAGCAGAAGGTGCTGGTGATGGAGTTCTGCTCTGGGGGCAGTCTGCTCAGCCTACTAGAGGAACCGGTGAATGGCTTCGGGCTGCCCGAGTCAGAATTCCTCATCATGCTGCAGTGTGTTG TTCATGGCATGAACCACCTGCGGGAGAACGGCGTGGTCCACCGGGACATCAAGCCGGGCAACATCATGCGTCTGGTGGGTGACGATGGCCGCTCTGTCTACAAGCTGACAGACTTCGGCGCCGCCCGTGAGCTGGAGGATGATGAGAAGTTCCTCTCCATCTACGGCACGGAAGAGTACTTG CACCCTGACATGTACGAGCGAGCCGTCCTGAGGAAGCCCCAGCAGAAGGCTTACGGCGTCACCGTGGACCTCTGGAGCATCGGGGTCACCTTCTACCACGCGGCCACCGGCAGCCTGCCCTTCGTGCCCTTTGGGGGCCCACGCAGCAACAAACAGATCAT GTACAAGATTACCACTGAGAAGCCGACGGGGGCCATTGCTGGGGTACAGAGGGTGAAAGACGGTCCCATCGAGTGGAGCTACCAGTTGCCATCCTGTTGCCAGCTCTCTGA GGGCCTCAAGGCCCAGCTGGTCCCAGTACTTGCTAACATTCTGGAAGCCAACCAGGATAAATGCTGGGGCTTTGACCAGTTCTTCGCGGAGACCACGGGCATCCTCCACCGCGTGCCCGTCCATGTCTTCTCCCTTCAGCAAGCCACCATGCTTCGCATCTACATCCACTTCTACAACAC GGCTTCCATCTTTTTTGAGGAGGTGCAGCGGCAGACCAAGATTAGCCCTGAGTTCCAGCAATACCTCTTCCAAGGACACAGCCTCATTCTGGAACCCTCCATGAAGGTGGTCAACTTCCCGCCGACCACAACAGATCGGCCCATCTTCCTATTCAGCCGCCGGCCGGAGAAGATAGTGGGACTGACCCACAAAGAGC CTGACATGCCGAGCATGCCTGCGAAGTTCGACGTCATAGCCGACTCCAGCTTTTCGAAG GCCGTCCTGGGTATCATCCACCAGTATTTAAGGATAGGCCACTCGTTACAGAAGTGTCAGGAGCTGATTCTACAGGGATTCTATTGCTACTT CGAGATGGTCCTTACAGAATGCAACAGCACGCTGCACAAGATCAGCATCGTCAACATGAAGCTGGTCTCCTGTCTGCAGGTGGAGGACAAGCTGTCCAAGTT GGGCCAGTCTCATGGGGACCTGCCAGACCTTATGGACAACAGGAAGAAGCTAAAACTG ATACAGGAGGACCTTCCCGTGTACTGCAATAGCATCCGGGACTTTCACACCAAGCTGGACCACCTGCACGTGCAGCTGGCGAAGCGCATGGAGACACTGGCCGAAGACAAAAG CATACAGAAGATGGAGGTCTTGCTGGAGAAGATCACGCAGGTGCACCAGCAGTACAGGAAGGACAGAGCTGTAGGCA AGCTGAACTACAATGACGAACAGATTCACAAATTTGAGAA GATAAACTTGTCCAACAATATCAAGAAGGTGAAGTCTCTCTTCCGGGATGTCTGCTCGCAGAAATACCATGATGTCCTGGCCTTAGCTGGAGCCTGGACCAG CGAGCTCCACGAGATCCAGCTGCACCTAAAGGACTATGGCGTTTGCTTCATTCAGATCATGGAGGACCTACAAGTGTGTGAACAGTGCCAAAGCAAG GTCCTGGACAGAGCCCTGCTCCGGCTACAGCAGATGCAGGCGGTGACAGAGCCCTCAGACTGTCCGCGGGACAAGGATCACATGATCCGGAG GATGAACCAGCTGAAGGACGAGATGCAGTTGGTGGCACTGGAGTTACAGCACAACAACAGCATCATTGAGAG CTTGGGAGTGATGAACAAAGGTCCAGAGGTCTGA